One part of the Mya arenaria isolate MELC-2E11 chromosome 3, ASM2691426v1 genome encodes these proteins:
- the LOC128225545 gene encoding deoxycytidylate deaminase-like produces the protein MSESATPAPESDEYRGREGVLKWDDYCMAIAFLSAQRSKDPSTQVGACIAYEDKRIVSTGYNDMPNNCDNLPWGKGDPDKLNNKYVYVCHAELNAVLNKNSTDVKNCTIYVSLFPCNECAKVIIQSGIKKVMYYADKYQDSPKVKASKIMLEEAGVRFIQHEPNLDKIVNALSETKEMYVKSRVDTPTTSERKLDD, from the exons ATGAGCGAAAGCGCTACACCAGCACCTGA GTCAGATGAATATAGAGGAAGAGAAGGGGTTCTAAAATGGGACGACTACTGTATGGCCATTGCCTTTTTGTCCGCTCAGCGCAGCAAAGACCCCAGTACACAA GTTGGAGCGTGTATCGCATACGAGGATAAGAGGATAGTTAGTACTGGATACAATGACATGCCAAATAATTGTGACAATCTACCCTGGGGCAAAGGTGACCCAGACAAACTcaacaacaaatatgtttacg TTTGCCATGCTGAACTCAATGCCGTGCTAAATAAGAACTCTACGGATGTTAAGAACTGTACGATCTACGTGTCTCTGTTCCCTTGCAACGAATGCGCAAAAGTTATCATCCAGTCAGGCATCAAGAAGGTCATGTACTACGCAGACAAGTACCAGGACAGCCCGAAGGTCAAAGCCTCCAAAATCATGTTGGAAGAGGCGGGAGTGAGATTCAT ACAGCATGAACCAAACCTGGACAAAATTGTGAACGCTTTGTCTGAGACTAAAGAGATGTACGTTAAGAGTCGTGTGGACACCCCAACTACTAGTGAACGCAAACTGGATGATTGA